The following are from one region of the Paracoccus sp. S3-43 genome:
- a CDS encoding copper chaperone PCu(A)C, translating to MKKYILTSTLAALLTLGGLSVPALAAPEDVVVENAWSRASIGVNRPGAAYMTIRNTGDEPVTLIGLTTPLAMMPEIHETKTNAEGVSSMSPAGEIAIAPGESVALEPGGLHAMLMRLQEPMTEGETFPLTLLFDDGGEVTVEVTILGIAARGPED from the coding sequence ATGAAAAAGTATATTTTGACCAGCACACTGGCGGCGCTTTTGACCCTTGGAGGGCTCTCAGTGCCCGCGCTGGCCGCACCCGAGGATGTTGTCGTCGAGAACGCGTGGTCCCGCGCCTCCATCGGGGTGAACCGTCCCGGGGCCGCTTACATGACGATCCGCAACACTGGCGACGAGCCGGTGACGCTGATCGGCCTTACAACACCGCTCGCGATGATGCCCGAAATTCACGAGACGAAGACCAATGCCGAGGGTGTGAGTTCCATGAGCCCGGCGGGGGAAATCGCGATCGCCCCGGGCGAGAGCGTCGCGCTCGAACCGGGGGGCCTGCACGCAATGCTAATGCGGCTGCAAGAACCGATGACAGAAGGGGAAACCTTTCCGCTGACCCTGCTTTTCGACGACGGAGGCGAAGTGACGGTCGAGGTGACGATCCTCGGCATCGCCGCGCGGGGGCCGGAGGACTGA
- a CDS encoding thioredoxin domain-containing protein, with product MNRRGLILSVLALGVAGFGGATWFATRPGPVAEAEPVAPELADAMIRPYSPILGPAEAPVTIVEFFDPACEACRAFHPIVKDIMAEHGDAVRVVIRYTPFHGAASEEAIRVLEAAHMQDVYVPVLEAVLREQPRWASHGAPAPGLILQIATTAGLDAEAARTQMLAPDVVAILNQDRADVETVGVRQTPTFFVNGKPLDPFGEAELRRLVAAEVAAAQS from the coding sequence ATGAACCGACGCGGCCTGATCCTGTCCGTTCTCGCCCTCGGCGTCGCCGGTTTCGGCGGAGCCACCTGGTTTGCAACCCGCCCCGGCCCGGTGGCCGAAGCGGAGCCTGTTGCGCCGGAACTCGCGGACGCGATGATCCGCCCCTACTCGCCCATCCTCGGGCCTGCGGAAGCGCCCGTCACGATCGTCGAATTCTTCGATCCGGCCTGCGAGGCCTGTCGCGCCTTTCATCCCATCGTGAAGGACATCATGGCCGAGCATGGGGATGCTGTCCGCGTCGTGATCCGCTACACGCCCTTCCACGGCGCGGCATCCGAGGAAGCCATCCGCGTGCTCGAGGCGGCGCACATGCAGGACGTTTACGTGCCGGTGCTCGAGGCCGTTCTGCGGGAACAGCCGAGATGGGCGTCACACGGTGCCCCGGCGCCTGGCCTGATCCTTCAGATCGCCACCACGGCCGGACTCGATGCCGAGGCCGCGCGCACGCAAATGCTGGCACCCGATGTCGTGGCGATCCTGAATCAGGATCGTGCCGATGTAGAGACCGTGGGAGTTCGCCAGACGCCCACATTCTTCGTGAACGGCAAGCCGCTCGATCCATTCGGGGAGGCAGAACTGCGGCGATTGGTGGCTGCCGAAGTCGCTGCCGCGCAAAGCTGA
- a CDS encoding DUF411 domain-containing protein, with amino-acid sequence MKRMTQALAITLALFPAAQALAEATAIDVRKTNGCGCCLSWMNHLEENGFAPTGQDMFGGSLVRFKFDNGVPQRMVSCHTAVIDGYVIEGHVPAADIRRLLEERPDTVGLAVPGMPYGSPGMGPEDDREAYDVFLIREDGSTEVFSSYAEG; translated from the coding sequence ATGAAACGCATGACCCAAGCTCTGGCCATCACGCTCGCCCTTTTCCCGGCGGCACAGGCCCTCGCAGAGGCAACGGCGATCGACGTCCGCAAGACGAACGGATGCGGCTGCTGCCTCTCGTGGATGAACCATCTCGAAGAAAACGGTTTTGCGCCGACGGGCCAGGACATGTTCGGTGGATCGCTGGTTCGCTTCAAGTTCGACAACGGCGTGCCGCAGCGCATGGTCTCCTGCCACACCGCGGTCATTGATGGCTACGTGATCGAGGGCCATGTCCCGGCCGCTGACATCCGCCGCCTTCTCGAGGAGCGCCCGGACACCGTAGGCCTCGCCGTTCCGGGGATGCCCTATGGCTCGCCCGGTATGGGGCCTGAAGATGACCGCGAAGCCTATGATGTCTTCCTCATCCGCGAGGACGGGTCGACGGAAGTCTTTTCAAGCTACGCCGAAGGATAA
- the lspA gene encoding signal peptidase II yields MSLPKVIGVFAALAAFAIDQITKAIVVANAATFSAGISVFPGFNLVFSRNDGVTFGMLGGAPWWSLTALALAICVWLAVMLFRVENAAETLAYGAIIGGALGNVIDRVRYRAVTDFLDFYIGTTHWPAFNMADVFVVSGVGLLLAAPWISARRPIKS; encoded by the coding sequence ATGTCACTACCCAAAGTGATCGGCGTCTTTGCCGCGCTTGCTGCGTTCGCAATCGATCAGATCACCAAAGCCATTGTCGTTGCGAATGCCGCCACTTTTAGCGCCGGGATTTCCGTGTTTCCGGGATTCAACCTCGTCTTTTCTCGTAATGACGGCGTGACTTTCGGGATGCTGGGCGGCGCGCCGTGGTGGAGCCTCACCGCTCTCGCTCTTGCCATCTGTGTTTGGCTTGCTGTCATGCTGTTTCGCGTCGAAAATGCGGCCGAAACACTTGCCTACGGCGCGATCATTGGCGGAGCGCTGGGCAATGTCATCGATCGTGTGCGCTATCGGGCTGTAACAGACTTTCTCGATTTCTACATTGGCACAACACATTGGCCTGCCTTCAACATGGCCGATGTATTTGTCGTCAGTGGCGTAGGGCTCTTGCTCGCCGCGCCATGGATCAGCGCGCGGCGTCCGATCAAGTCGTGA
- a CDS encoding M23 family metallopeptidase, with protein MRLRTLAACVAIAGTVPGAAIAISDLLSKEPVPPELAQAGSWMPQGPEAPQNVDIPVMLPAAAWADDASDLSPLPLLQVAFADRPVRAIEPPLSTWSRDILPGETLDFLLSEAGLAASDRAEVALALGAEYDLRRLRPGHSVTVASTMDGSPRTVSLAVEDGVRIEVIFGEQLSTQVVTPDPEIVTLAGKAVIDSSIFAALDEAGIPARFSVDLAQMLGGTVDFRREMAGGEALRLLWREARVGEDRIGQPELAFAALEIGGSLYEIVWPDDGSGQATIYVDGEVLRVFAQPVEGARLSSVFGRRTHPVFGNVRMHTGVDFAAARGTPVQATAPGRVNFIGWRGGYGRVVEILHGSDTMTRYAHLSAVPEDLAQGQRVAAGDVIGRVGATGTATGPNLHYEVLVDGRPTDPLSDDRLAEAAEREADDTAALSRLAEARALLNENLGSEIAETITERL; from the coding sequence ATGAGGCTCAGAACTTTGGCGGCTTGTGTCGCAATTGCGGGGACAGTTCCCGGGGCAGCTATCGCGATCTCCGATCTTTTGTCGAAAGAACCCGTGCCGCCGGAACTTGCCCAGGCAGGTAGCTGGATGCCCCAAGGTCCTGAAGCCCCCCAGAACGTTGACATCCCCGTGATGCTGCCCGCGGCGGCATGGGCAGACGATGCATCCGACCTCAGCCCGCTGCCCCTTCTGCAGGTCGCGTTTGCCGACAGGCCGGTAAGGGCGATCGAGCCACCGCTGTCGACGTGGTCGCGCGACATTTTACCAGGCGAGACGCTCGATTTCTTGCTGTCCGAAGCTGGACTTGCGGCTTCTGACAGAGCCGAAGTTGCCCTCGCGCTTGGCGCGGAATACGATCTGCGACGGCTGCGGCCGGGGCACTCGGTCACTGTCGCTTCGACCATGGACGGCAGCCCCCGCACCGTCTCACTTGCCGTCGAGGACGGGGTTCGGATCGAGGTGATTTTCGGCGAGCAGTTGTCCACACAGGTCGTGACTCCGGATCCGGAAATCGTAACCCTTGCCGGCAAAGCCGTGATCGACAGCTCGATCTTCGCGGCACTCGACGAAGCCGGCATACCCGCCCGTTTTTCCGTGGACCTTGCGCAGATGCTGGGTGGGACCGTGGATTTCCGCCGCGAGATGGCCGGCGGCGAAGCACTAAGGCTTCTCTGGCGTGAGGCGCGGGTCGGCGAGGACAGGATCGGACAGCCCGAACTCGCCTTCGCCGCACTGGAGATCGGCGGTTCGCTTTACGAGATCGTATGGCCGGACGACGGCAGCGGTCAGGCGACGATCTACGTCGATGGCGAGGTGCTGCGCGTCTTCGCACAGCCGGTCGAGGGTGCGCGCCTGAGCTCGGTGTTCGGACGCCGCACGCATCCGGTCTTTGGCAACGTCCGGATGCACACCGGCGTCGATTTCGCAGCGGCACGTGGGACACCGGTTCAAGCGACGGCACCGGGGCGGGTCAATTTCATCGGCTGGCGCGGCGGATATGGTCGCGTGGTCGAAATCTTGCACGGCTCCGACACCATGACGCGCTACGCGCATCTGAGCGCCGTGCCGGAAGACTTGGCACAAGGCCAACGCGTTGCGGCGGGAGACGTGATCGGCCGCGTCGGCGCGACTGGCACGGCGACAGGTCCGAACCTGCACTATGAGGTGCTCGTGGATGGGCGCCCGACTGACCCCCTCTCTGACGACCGGCTCGCCGAAGCAGCCGAGCGCGAAGCGGATGATACCGCCGCGCTCTCGCGTCTGGCCGAGGCGCGGGCGCTTCTGAATGAAAACCTCGGCAGCGAGATTGCCGAAACGATAACCGAAAGGCTCTGA
- a CDS encoding ZIP family metal transporter, translated as MENLSPIMLGFLGSLAAGSLTAVGAAPVLFGRIPSRATRDLSLGFAAGVMLSASFFSLIIPALDAAEPMFENGAMPAAIVCVSILLGMGAVALMNEKLPHEHFKTGREGPEAASLRRVWLFIIAITIHNFPEGLAVGVGFGSGGMEGGLPLAIGIGLQNAPEGLAVAVSLLGEGYPKLRAWGIAALTGMVEPIGGLLGAGIITLSEPLLPWGLAFAAGAMLYVISHEIIPETHRSGYQNRATLGLAVGLVLMLFLDVWLG; from the coding sequence ATGGAAAATCTGTCCCCGATAATGCTCGGCTTTCTCGGAAGTCTCGCCGCCGGTTCGCTCACGGCAGTCGGAGCAGCTCCCGTGCTGTTCGGGCGCATCCCGTCCCGGGCCACGCGCGATCTGTCGCTCGGCTTCGCTGCCGGTGTCATGCTGTCAGCCTCGTTCTTTTCGCTGATCATCCCGGCATTAGATGCCGCAGAGCCGATGTTCGAGAACGGCGCGATGCCTGCGGCCATCGTATGCGTCTCGATCCTTCTGGGCATGGGGGCTGTCGCCCTGATGAACGAAAAGCTGCCGCACGAGCATTTCAAGACGGGACGCGAAGGGCCCGAAGCGGCGTCATTGCGGCGGGTCTGGCTGTTCATCATCGCGATCACGATCCACAACTTTCCCGAGGGTCTCGCGGTCGGGGTCGGGTTCGGTTCCGGTGGCATGGAAGGTGGCCTCCCACTCGCCATCGGCATCGGCTTGCAGAACGCGCCCGAAGGATTGGCCGTCGCGGTGTCGCTGCTGGGCGAGGGATATCCGAAGCTGCGCGCCTGGGGCATTGCGGCGCTGACTGGCATGGTCGAGCCGATTGGCGGTCTGCTCGGGGCCGGCATCATCACACTGTCGGAACCGCTGCTTCCATGGGGACTGGCCTTTGCCGCGGGCGCAATGCTCTACGTCATCAGCCACGAGATTATCCCCGAAACCCATCGCAGCGGCTATCAGAACAGGGCGACGCTCGGCCTGGCTGTCGGGCTCGTTCTGATGCTGTTTCTCGATGTCTGGTTGGGGTGA
- a CDS encoding SCO family protein: MRRRAILGYGAAGVGVVALMLFAGWWQVDGPGGPEPIGQRPVALTAMDFRLTDHEGNAVGPETLIRRPTMAFFGFTYCPDVCPTTLSDISGWLDDLGDEADEMNVVFITVDPERDTVETMAEYVGYFHPAIRGWTGPEEQIARVADGFHATYERVPTESGDYTMNHSASVFLFAASGRFVTMIDYHEPREFAVPKIRRALEEEMEGAT; the protein is encoded by the coding sequence ATGCGGCGACGGGCGATCCTGGGGTACGGCGCGGCTGGTGTCGGGGTGGTCGCCCTGATGCTCTTTGCCGGTTGGTGGCAGGTCGATGGCCCCGGTGGACCTGAGCCTATCGGGCAGCGGCCTGTGGCTCTGACCGCGATGGATTTCCGTCTGACGGATCATGAGGGCAACGCGGTCGGGCCGGAAACCCTGATCCGGCGACCGACGATGGCGTTCTTCGGCTTCACCTACTGTCCCGATGTCTGCCCGACCACGCTCTCGGACATTTCGGGATGGCTCGACGATCTGGGAGACGAGGCCGACGAGATGAACGTGGTTTTCATCACGGTCGATCCCGAGCGCGACACTGTCGAAACGATGGCCGAATATGTCGGCTACTTCCATCCGGCGATTCGCGGCTGGACGGGGCCGGAGGAGCAGATAGCGCGCGTCGCGGACGGCTTCCACGCCACCTACGAAAGGGTGCCGACGGAGAGCGGCGATTACACGATGAACCACAGCGCGAGCGTCTTCCTGTTCGCAGCCTCTGGGCGGTTCGTCACCATGATCGACTATCACGAACCCAGAGAATTCGCGGTGCCGAAAATTCGCCGCGCGCTGGAAGAAGAAATGGAGGGGGCGACATGA